The proteins below come from a single Dermatophagoides farinae isolate YC_2012a chromosome 7, ASM2471394v1, whole genome shotgun sequence genomic window:
- the Usp7 gene encoding ubiquitin-specific protease 7 isoform X6: MSNKMWPDEDEEQMDVDMKKWRWRDYPKNSMVEDDNNILAVRHLIPSPQVKPDETLEENVDANMEEVDESRSEATFSYKIENFSKIKDSELSPATYVRNLPWRIMVMPRTGQPNQQAVKSLGYFLQCNGESESTAWSCSAVAELRILSQKEGVDNMSRRIQHIFYNKENDWGYSYYIGWNDLCDPNKGYIKDDAVTFEVWVQADAPHGVSWDSKKHTGYVGLKNQGATCYMNSLLQTLFFTNKLRKAVYQMPTESDDSSKSVALALQRVFYDLQFSDKPVGTKKLTKSFGWETLDSFMQHDVQELCRVLLDNMESKMKNTIVEGTIPKLFEGKMISFVRCKHVIFSSSRTEPFYDIQLNIKDKKDIYESFDDYVEVETLDGENKYDAGEHGFQEAEKGITFESFPPVLHLHLLRFQYDPLTDANVKINDRLEFPEKLTLNKYLQSPESTPANYILHAVLVHSGDNHGGHYVVFINPNGDGKWCKFDDDVVSCCSKTEAVDHNFGGNDEELPGKHSTNAYMLVYIRESAISDVLQPVTKEDIPDQLIERLQEEKKQEALRRKERNEAHFFNNITVYTEDNIMSHKGIDLINPEKTPCYTFKIYKLGSYRENLATIAQQMNYPTDGIRLWPFITRNNHSFRPTRMINDMGNVTESLNNMTLFVETIPPELPYKMLPDSENDVQVLLFFKYYDPNQKYLTYCGLGHIERVMTVADLMPILCEKAGLPKSTPLAIYEEEYLATVNRINDLDKTLSDAIVDLSDGDILVFHRDDIVIDECASVKEYYTDLIHKVEVLFCDKNNPNDPGFVLELSMKMNYTQMADAVAMRLGTEPYLIQFFKNQSYREGPGCPLRCNYDGTLKDILFYFKPRQPKKIFYQHLTISIHELENKRSFKCTYVNSKLKEEEMELYPNKNGTVNDLLEEAKKQIEFSEDSSRELRLLEVVSSKINYVITNDILLECLNATGTKSYRIEEIPKDQLKMEPNEFLLPVAHFQKESYHTFGVPFLLKVKNKETFASVKEKIQKKLDIPDKEYEKYKFAIITARVQYINDETNFVFNKEEFATCNSVNTHLPKTWLGLDHVNKTPKRSRYTHLEKAIKIHN; the protein is encoded by the exons ATGAGTAATAAAATGTGGcccgatgaagatgaagaacaAATGGATgttgatatgaaaaaatggcGATGGCGTGATTATCCAAAAAATTCTATGGTCGAGGATGATAATA ATATACTAGCTGTCCGTCATTTAATTCCTAGTCCACAAGTTAAACCAGATGAAACACTTGAAGAGAACGTTGATGCCAATATGGAAGAAG TAGATGAATCACGATCTGAAGCAACATTCAgttataaaattgaaaattttagtAAAATCAAAGATTCTGAACTAAGTCCAGCAACATATGTACGTAATCTACCATGGCGTATAATGGTAATGCCACGTACTGGACAACCAAATCAACAAGCAGTAAAAAGTCTAGGCTATTTCCTACAATGTAATGGTGAATCCGAATCAAC agCATGGTCATGTAGTGCCGTAGCTGAATTAAGAATTCTTTCACAAAAAGAAGGTGTTGATAATATGTCAAGAAGAATTCAACATATTTTctataataaagaaaatgattggGGTTATAGCTATTATATTGGCTGGAAT gATTTATGCGATCCAAACAAAGGCTATATTAAAGATGATGCCGTTACATTCGAAGTTTGGGTACAAGCCGATGCACCACATGGTGTTAGTTGGGAttcaaaaaaacataccGGATATGTTGGCCTAAAAAATCAAGGAGCTACATGCTAtatgaattcattattacaaacattattttttacaaacaaattaCGTAAAGCTGTTTATCAAATGCCCACCGAAAGTGATGATTCATCCAAAAGTGTTGCATTGGCATTACAACGTGTATTTTATGATCTACAATTTTCGGATAAACCAGTTGGAACGAAAAAATTAACCAAATCATTTGGTTGGGAAACGCTTGATTCATTTATGCAACATGATGTACAAGAATTGTGTCGTGTATTGCTCGATAATATGGAAAGTAAAATGAAGAATACTATCGTTGAGGGTACGATTCCGAAATTATTCGAAGGAAAAATGATT tCATTTGTTCGATGTAAAcatgtgattttttcatcatcacgtACCGAACCATTTTATGATAtacaattgaatataaaagataaaaaagaTATCTAtgaatcattcgatgattATGTGGAAGTTGAAACATTGGAtggtgaaaataaatatgatgCCGGTGAACATGGATTTCAAGAAGCGGAAAAAGGCAtcacatttgaatcatttccGCCCGTATTGCATTTACATTTACTACGATTTCAATATGATCCATTGACCGATGCAAATGTCAAGATTAATGAtcg TTTGGAATTTCCGGAGAAGTTAACactaaataaatatttacaAAGTCCGGAAAGTACACCGGCCAATTATATATTACATGCTGTATTGGTACATTCTGGTGATAATCATGGTGGCCACTATGTTGTATTTATCAATCCGAATGGCGATGGAAAATGGtgtaaatttgatgatgatgttgtatCATGTTGTTCAAAAACAGAAGCTGTTGATCATAATTTCGGCggtaatgatgaagaattacCTGGAAAACATTCAACAAATGCATACATGTTGGTATATATACGTGAATCGGCTATTAGTGATGTATTACAACCAGTAACCAAAGAAGATATACccgatcaattgattgaacgATTACAAGAGGAGAAAAAACAGGAAGCATTACGGCGAAAAGAACGAAATGAAgctcattttttcaataatataaCCGTATACACTGAAGACAATATTATGTCACATAAGggtattgatttgatcaatccAGAAAAGACACCATGTTATACAtttaaaatatataaattgggTTCATATAGAGAAAATCTGGCCACAATAGCgcaacaaatgaattatcCAACGGATGGTATCCGTTTATGGCCATTCATTACAcgtaataatcattcatttcgtcCAACACGTATGATCAATGATATGGGTAATGTAActgaatcattgaataatatgaCATTGTTTGTGGAAACAATACCACCGGAATTACCATATAAAATGTTGCCTGATTCGGAAAATGATG TACAAGTCTTGCTATTTTTCAAGTATTATGATccgaatcaaaaatatttaacTTATTGTGGCCTCGGACATATAGAACGTGTCATGACAGTTGCTGATTTGATGCCCATTTTATGTGAAAAAGCTGGCTTACCGAAATCAACACCATTGGCCATTTATGAGGAAGAATATTTAGCTACTGTAAATAGAATTAATGATTTGGATAAAACATTGTCTGATGCTATTGTCGATCTATCCGATGGTGATATACTTGTTTTCCATCGTGATGATATTGTGATCGATGAATGTGCATCGGTCAAAGAATATTATACAGATTTAATACATAAGGTTGAAGTACTGTTCTGTGATAAAAACAATCCAAACGATCCTGGTTTTGTATTGGAattgtcaatgaaaatgaattatacACAGATGGCCGATGCTGTAGCCATGCGTCTAGGTACGGAACCATatctgattcaatttttcaaaaatcaaag TTACCGTGAAGGACCGGGATGTCCACTTCGTTGCAATTATGATGGAACACTTAAAGACattcttttctattttaaACCACGACAACCGAAAAAGATTTTCTATCAACAT TTGACAATAAGCATACATGAGCTTGAGAACAAACGATCATTCAAATGTACATATGTCAATAGTAAACTCAAAGAAGAG GAAATGGAATTGTATCCCAATAAGAATGGCACTGTCAATGATTTGCTtgaagaagcaaaaaaacagATTGAATTCAGTGAAGATTCATCACGTGAATTACGTCTATTGGAAGTGGTTTCAAGTAAAATTAATTATGTCATAACAAATGATATATTGCTTGAATGTCTGAATGCAACTGGAACAAAATCTTATCGTATTGAAGAGATACCTAAAGATCAGCTGAAAATGGAACCAAATGAATTCCTATTACCGGTTGctcattttcaaaaagaatCCTATCATACGTTTGGTGTgccatttttgttgaaagTTAAAAAT AAAGAAACATTCGCATCGGTCAAGgaaaaaatacagaaaaagCTCGACATACCGGATAAAGAATATGAAAAG tACAAATTTGCAATCATAACGGCCCGAgttcaatatataaatgatgaaacaaactTTGTGTTCAACAAAGAAGAATTTGCTACATGCA ATTCAGTCAATACTCATTTGCCAAAAACATGGCTCGGTTTGGATCATGTGAACAAAACGCCTAAACGTTCACGTTATACTCATCTGGAGAAAGCtatcaaaattcataattga
- the Usp7 gene encoding ubiquitin-specific protease 7 isoform X1 — translation MSNKMWPDEDEEQMDVDMKKWRWRDYPKNSMVEDDNNILAVRHLIPSPQVKPDETLEENVDANMEEVDESRSEATFSYKIENFSKIKDSELSPATYVRNLPWRIMVMPRTGQPNQQAVKSLGYFLQCNGESESTAWSCSAVAELRILSQKEGVDNMSRRIQHIFYNKENDWGYSYYIGWNDLCDPNKGYIKDDAVTFEVWVQADAPHGVSWDSKKHTGYVGLKNQGATCYMNSLLQTLFFTNKLRKAVYQMPTESDDSSKSVALALQRVFYDLQFSDKPVGTKKLTKSFGWETLDSFMQHDVQELCRVLLDNMESKMKNTIVEGTIPKLFEGKMISFVRCKHVIFSSSRTEPFYDIQLNIKDKKDIYESFDDYVEVETLDGENKYDAGEHGFQEAEKGITFESFPPVLHLHLLRFQYDPLTDANVKINDRLEFPEKLTLNKYLQSPESTPANYILHAVLVHSGDNHGGHYVVFINPNGDGKWCKFDDDVVSCCSKTEAVDHNFGGNDEELPGKHSTNAYMLVYIRESAISDVLQPVTKEDIPDQLIERLQEEKKQEALRRKERNEAHFFNNITVYTEDNIMSHKGIDLINPEKTPCYTFKIYKLGSYRENLATIAQQMNYPTDGIRLWPFITRNNHSFRPTRMINDMGNVTESLNNMTLFVETIPPELPYKMLPDSENDVQVLLFFKYYDPNQKYLTYCGLGHIERVMTVADLMPILCEKAGLPKSTPLAIYEEEYLATVNRINDLDKTLSDAIVDLSDGDILVFHRDDIVIDECASVKEYYTDLIHKVEVLFCDKNNPNDPGFVLELSMKMNYTQMADAVAMRLGTEPYLIQFFKNQSSYREGPGCPLRCNYDGTLKDILFYFKPRQPKKIFYQHLTISIHELENKRSFKCTYVNSKLKEEKEMELYPNKNGTVNDLLEEAKKQIEFSEDSSRELRLLEVVSSKINYVITNDILLECLNATGTKSYRIEEIPKDQLKMEPNEFLLPVAHFQKESYHTFGVPFLLKVKNKETFASVKEKIQKKLDIPDKEYEKYKFAIITARVQYINDETNFVFNKEEFATCNSVNTHLPKTWLGLDHVNKTPKRSRYTHLEKAIKIHN, via the exons ATGAGTAATAAAATGTGGcccgatgaagatgaagaacaAATGGATgttgatatgaaaaaatggcGATGGCGTGATTATCCAAAAAATTCTATGGTCGAGGATGATAATA ATATACTAGCTGTCCGTCATTTAATTCCTAGTCCACAAGTTAAACCAGATGAAACACTTGAAGAGAACGTTGATGCCAATATGGAAGAAG TAGATGAATCACGATCTGAAGCAACATTCAgttataaaattgaaaattttagtAAAATCAAAGATTCTGAACTAAGTCCAGCAACATATGTACGTAATCTACCATGGCGTATAATGGTAATGCCACGTACTGGACAACCAAATCAACAAGCAGTAAAAAGTCTAGGCTATTTCCTACAATGTAATGGTGAATCCGAATCAAC agCATGGTCATGTAGTGCCGTAGCTGAATTAAGAATTCTTTCACAAAAAGAAGGTGTTGATAATATGTCAAGAAGAATTCAACATATTTTctataataaagaaaatgattggGGTTATAGCTATTATATTGGCTGGAAT gATTTATGCGATCCAAACAAAGGCTATATTAAAGATGATGCCGTTACATTCGAAGTTTGGGTACAAGCCGATGCACCACATGGTGTTAGTTGGGAttcaaaaaaacataccGGATATGTTGGCCTAAAAAATCAAGGAGCTACATGCTAtatgaattcattattacaaacattattttttacaaacaaattaCGTAAAGCTGTTTATCAAATGCCCACCGAAAGTGATGATTCATCCAAAAGTGTTGCATTGGCATTACAACGTGTATTTTATGATCTACAATTTTCGGATAAACCAGTTGGAACGAAAAAATTAACCAAATCATTTGGTTGGGAAACGCTTGATTCATTTATGCAACATGATGTACAAGAATTGTGTCGTGTATTGCTCGATAATATGGAAAGTAAAATGAAGAATACTATCGTTGAGGGTACGATTCCGAAATTATTCGAAGGAAAAATGATT tCATTTGTTCGATGTAAAcatgtgattttttcatcatcacgtACCGAACCATTTTATGATAtacaattgaatataaaagataaaaaagaTATCTAtgaatcattcgatgattATGTGGAAGTTGAAACATTGGAtggtgaaaataaatatgatgCCGGTGAACATGGATTTCAAGAAGCGGAAAAAGGCAtcacatttgaatcatttccGCCCGTATTGCATTTACATTTACTACGATTTCAATATGATCCATTGACCGATGCAAATGTCAAGATTAATGAtcg TTTGGAATTTCCGGAGAAGTTAACactaaataaatatttacaAAGTCCGGAAAGTACACCGGCCAATTATATATTACATGCTGTATTGGTACATTCTGGTGATAATCATGGTGGCCACTATGTTGTATTTATCAATCCGAATGGCGATGGAAAATGGtgtaaatttgatgatgatgttgtatCATGTTGTTCAAAAACAGAAGCTGTTGATCATAATTTCGGCggtaatgatgaagaattacCTGGAAAACATTCAACAAATGCATACATGTTGGTATATATACGTGAATCGGCTATTAGTGATGTATTACAACCAGTAACCAAAGAAGATATACccgatcaattgattgaacgATTACAAGAGGAGAAAAAACAGGAAGCATTACGGCGAAAAGAACGAAATGAAgctcattttttcaataatataaCCGTATACACTGAAGACAATATTATGTCACATAAGggtattgatttgatcaatccAGAAAAGACACCATGTTATACAtttaaaatatataaattgggTTCATATAGAGAAAATCTGGCCACAATAGCgcaacaaatgaattatcCAACGGATGGTATCCGTTTATGGCCATTCATTACAcgtaataatcattcatttcgtcCAACACGTATGATCAATGATATGGGTAATGTAActgaatcattgaataatatgaCATTGTTTGTGGAAACAATACCACCGGAATTACCATATAAAATGTTGCCTGATTCGGAAAATGATG TACAAGTCTTGCTATTTTTCAAGTATTATGATccgaatcaaaaatatttaacTTATTGTGGCCTCGGACATATAGAACGTGTCATGACAGTTGCTGATTTGATGCCCATTTTATGTGAAAAAGCTGGCTTACCGAAATCAACACCATTGGCCATTTATGAGGAAGAATATTTAGCTACTGTAAATAGAATTAATGATTTGGATAAAACATTGTCTGATGCTATTGTCGATCTATCCGATGGTGATATACTTGTTTTCCATCGTGATGATATTGTGATCGATGAATGTGCATCGGTCAAAGAATATTATACAGATTTAATACATAAGGTTGAAGTACTGTTCTGTGATAAAAACAATCCAAACGATCCTGGTTTTGTATTGGAattgtcaatgaaaatgaattatacACAGATGGCCGATGCTGTAGCCATGCGTCTAGGTACGGAACCATatctgattcaatttttcaaaaatcaaag CAGTTACCGTGAAGGACCGGGATGTCCACTTCGTTGCAATTATGATGGAACACTTAAAGACattcttttctattttaaACCACGACAACCGAAAAAGATTTTCTATCAACAT TTGACAATAAGCATACATGAGCTTGAGAACAAACGATCATTCAAATGTACATATGTCAATAGTAAACTCAAAGAAGAG AAGGAAATGGAATTGTATCCCAATAAGAATGGCACTGTCAATGATTTGCTtgaagaagcaaaaaaacagATTGAATTCAGTGAAGATTCATCACGTGAATTACGTCTATTGGAAGTGGTTTCAAGTAAAATTAATTATGTCATAACAAATGATATATTGCTTGAATGTCTGAATGCAACTGGAACAAAATCTTATCGTATTGAAGAGATACCTAAAGATCAGCTGAAAATGGAACCAAATGAATTCCTATTACCGGTTGctcattttcaaaaagaatCCTATCATACGTTTGGTGTgccatttttgttgaaagTTAAAAAT AAAGAAACATTCGCATCGGTCAAGgaaaaaatacagaaaaagCTCGACATACCGGATAAAGAATATGAAAAG tACAAATTTGCAATCATAACGGCCCGAgttcaatatataaatgatgaaacaaactTTGTGTTCAACAAAGAAGAATTTGCTACATGCA ATTCAGTCAATACTCATTTGCCAAAAACATGGCTCGGTTTGGATCATGTGAACAAAACGCCTAAACGTTCACGTTATACTCATCTGGAGAAAGCtatcaaaattcataattga
- the Usp7 gene encoding ubiquitin-specific protease 7 isoform X5 encodes MSNKMWPDEDEEQMDVDMKKWRWRDYPKNSMVEDDNNILAVRHLIPSPQVKPDETLEENVDANMEEDESRSEATFSYKIENFSKIKDSELSPATYVRNLPWRIMVMPRTGQPNQQAVKSLGYFLQCNGESESTAWSCSAVAELRILSQKEGVDNMSRRIQHIFYNKENDWGYSYYIGWNDLCDPNKGYIKDDAVTFEVWVQADAPHGVSWDSKKHTGYVGLKNQGATCYMNSLLQTLFFTNKLRKAVYQMPTESDDSSKSVALALQRVFYDLQFSDKPVGTKKLTKSFGWETLDSFMQHDVQELCRVLLDNMESKMKNTIVEGTIPKLFEGKMISFVRCKHVIFSSSRTEPFYDIQLNIKDKKDIYESFDDYVEVETLDGENKYDAGEHGFQEAEKGITFESFPPVLHLHLLRFQYDPLTDANVKINDRLEFPEKLTLNKYLQSPESTPANYILHAVLVHSGDNHGGHYVVFINPNGDGKWCKFDDDVVSCCSKTEAVDHNFGGNDEELPGKHSTNAYMLVYIRESAISDVLQPVTKEDIPDQLIERLQEEKKQEALRRKERNEAHFFNNITVYTEDNIMSHKGIDLINPEKTPCYTFKIYKLGSYRENLATIAQQMNYPTDGIRLWPFITRNNHSFRPTRMINDMGNVTESLNNMTLFVETIPPELPYKMLPDSENDVQVLLFFKYYDPNQKYLTYCGLGHIERVMTVADLMPILCEKAGLPKSTPLAIYEEEYLATVNRINDLDKTLSDAIVDLSDGDILVFHRDDIVIDECASVKEYYTDLIHKVEVLFCDKNNPNDPGFVLELSMKMNYTQMADAVAMRLGTEPYLIQFFKNQSSYREGPGCPLRCNYDGTLKDILFYFKPRQPKKIFYQHLTISIHELENKRSFKCTYVNSKLKEEEMELYPNKNGTVNDLLEEAKKQIEFSEDSSRELRLLEVVSSKINYVITNDILLECLNATGTKSYRIEEIPKDQLKMEPNEFLLPVAHFQKESYHTFGVPFLLKVKNKETFASVKEKIQKKLDIPDKEYEKYKFAIITARVQYINDETNFVFNKEEFATCNSVNTHLPKTWLGLDHVNKTPKRSRYTHLEKAIKIHN; translated from the exons ATGAGTAATAAAATGTGGcccgatgaagatgaagaacaAATGGATgttgatatgaaaaaatggcGATGGCGTGATTATCCAAAAAATTCTATGGTCGAGGATGATAATA ATATACTAGCTGTCCGTCATTTAATTCCTAGTCCACAAGTTAAACCAGATGAAACACTTGAAGAGAACGTTGATGCCAATATGGAAGAAG ATGAATCACGATCTGAAGCAACATTCAgttataaaattgaaaattttagtAAAATCAAAGATTCTGAACTAAGTCCAGCAACATATGTACGTAATCTACCATGGCGTATAATGGTAATGCCACGTACTGGACAACCAAATCAACAAGCAGTAAAAAGTCTAGGCTATTTCCTACAATGTAATGGTGAATCCGAATCAAC agCATGGTCATGTAGTGCCGTAGCTGAATTAAGAATTCTTTCACAAAAAGAAGGTGTTGATAATATGTCAAGAAGAATTCAACATATTTTctataataaagaaaatgattggGGTTATAGCTATTATATTGGCTGGAAT gATTTATGCGATCCAAACAAAGGCTATATTAAAGATGATGCCGTTACATTCGAAGTTTGGGTACAAGCCGATGCACCACATGGTGTTAGTTGGGAttcaaaaaaacataccGGATATGTTGGCCTAAAAAATCAAGGAGCTACATGCTAtatgaattcattattacaaacattattttttacaaacaaattaCGTAAAGCTGTTTATCAAATGCCCACCGAAAGTGATGATTCATCCAAAAGTGTTGCATTGGCATTACAACGTGTATTTTATGATCTACAATTTTCGGATAAACCAGTTGGAACGAAAAAATTAACCAAATCATTTGGTTGGGAAACGCTTGATTCATTTATGCAACATGATGTACAAGAATTGTGTCGTGTATTGCTCGATAATATGGAAAGTAAAATGAAGAATACTATCGTTGAGGGTACGATTCCGAAATTATTCGAAGGAAAAATGATT tCATTTGTTCGATGTAAAcatgtgattttttcatcatcacgtACCGAACCATTTTATGATAtacaattgaatataaaagataaaaaagaTATCTAtgaatcattcgatgattATGTGGAAGTTGAAACATTGGAtggtgaaaataaatatgatgCCGGTGAACATGGATTTCAAGAAGCGGAAAAAGGCAtcacatttgaatcatttccGCCCGTATTGCATTTACATTTACTACGATTTCAATATGATCCATTGACCGATGCAAATGTCAAGATTAATGAtcg TTTGGAATTTCCGGAGAAGTTAACactaaataaatatttacaAAGTCCGGAAAGTACACCGGCCAATTATATATTACATGCTGTATTGGTACATTCTGGTGATAATCATGGTGGCCACTATGTTGTATTTATCAATCCGAATGGCGATGGAAAATGGtgtaaatttgatgatgatgttgtatCATGTTGTTCAAAAACAGAAGCTGTTGATCATAATTTCGGCggtaatgatgaagaattacCTGGAAAACATTCAACAAATGCATACATGTTGGTATATATACGTGAATCGGCTATTAGTGATGTATTACAACCAGTAACCAAAGAAGATATACccgatcaattgattgaacgATTACAAGAGGAGAAAAAACAGGAAGCATTACGGCGAAAAGAACGAAATGAAgctcattttttcaataatataaCCGTATACACTGAAGACAATATTATGTCACATAAGggtattgatttgatcaatccAGAAAAGACACCATGTTATACAtttaaaatatataaattgggTTCATATAGAGAAAATCTGGCCACAATAGCgcaacaaatgaattatcCAACGGATGGTATCCGTTTATGGCCATTCATTACAcgtaataatcattcatttcgtcCAACACGTATGATCAATGATATGGGTAATGTAActgaatcattgaataatatgaCATTGTTTGTGGAAACAATACCACCGGAATTACCATATAAAATGTTGCCTGATTCGGAAAATGATG TACAAGTCTTGCTATTTTTCAAGTATTATGATccgaatcaaaaatatttaacTTATTGTGGCCTCGGACATATAGAACGTGTCATGACAGTTGCTGATTTGATGCCCATTTTATGTGAAAAAGCTGGCTTACCGAAATCAACACCATTGGCCATTTATGAGGAAGAATATTTAGCTACTGTAAATAGAATTAATGATTTGGATAAAACATTGTCTGATGCTATTGTCGATCTATCCGATGGTGATATACTTGTTTTCCATCGTGATGATATTGTGATCGATGAATGTGCATCGGTCAAAGAATATTATACAGATTTAATACATAAGGTTGAAGTACTGTTCTGTGATAAAAACAATCCAAACGATCCTGGTTTTGTATTGGAattgtcaatgaaaatgaattatacACAGATGGCCGATGCTGTAGCCATGCGTCTAGGTACGGAACCATatctgattcaatttttcaaaaatcaaag CAGTTACCGTGAAGGACCGGGATGTCCACTTCGTTGCAATTATGATGGAACACTTAAAGACattcttttctattttaaACCACGACAACCGAAAAAGATTTTCTATCAACAT TTGACAATAAGCATACATGAGCTTGAGAACAAACGATCATTCAAATGTACATATGTCAATAGTAAACTCAAAGAAGAG GAAATGGAATTGTATCCCAATAAGAATGGCACTGTCAATGATTTGCTtgaagaagcaaaaaaacagATTGAATTCAGTGAAGATTCATCACGTGAATTACGTCTATTGGAAGTGGTTTCAAGTAAAATTAATTATGTCATAACAAATGATATATTGCTTGAATGTCTGAATGCAACTGGAACAAAATCTTATCGTATTGAAGAGATACCTAAAGATCAGCTGAAAATGGAACCAAATGAATTCCTATTACCGGTTGctcattttcaaaaagaatCCTATCATACGTTTGGTGTgccatttttgttgaaagTTAAAAAT AAAGAAACATTCGCATCGGTCAAGgaaaaaatacagaaaaagCTCGACATACCGGATAAAGAATATGAAAAG tACAAATTTGCAATCATAACGGCCCGAgttcaatatataaatgatgaaacaaactTTGTGTTCAACAAAGAAGAATTTGCTACATGCA ATTCAGTCAATACTCATTTGCCAAAAACATGGCTCGGTTTGGATCATGTGAACAAAACGCCTAAACGTTCACGTTATACTCATCTGGAGAAAGCtatcaaaattcataattga